The nucleotide window GTTTTTATTGAACTCTcagttttatatattcagacttataatgggtattccccatcatttcactTTATACCATGTTTAATATTCCACACAATATTTCTATNCATAGATCAATTCTTGATATCCAGTTCAGCAGTAtcattggtgagtcctcattcttcgaggacaattgACATGCATTTTATTCAGTCATTCttgttttagtttcagttttgctagagttagctgggggcatgtcccaacatctctagtcagttagaggatTTCATTtggacatagttagattcagttttagttttgactttgatctttcagttgttattGAACTCTcagttttatatattcagacttataatgggtattccctatcatTTCACTCTATACCATGTTTAAGATTCCACACAATATTTCTATGTTCAATAaatctttaagtatgcttatgatatgctagcATGGTCAACATGGGGTcgctcgtgatcctaggtcccgtgttcaCATCTCAAGGGTAGCCTCAGGGTGTGACAATGACCATAGCGGGTCCTGAAAGCTATCTTAGGAATATaactttctcttactctcaacttATGATAGCATAATCTGAGGTTTATCTTAGAAAAATAGGTGGCACCCTAAAGTTTATCGAATAGATCATCAATttttggaagaggatacttattcttaatagtAGCCTTGTTCAGCTGACGGTAAtatatacacattctaagagaaccatctttcttcctcaaaaaCGAGATCGGAGTGCcacaaggtgagacacttggttgaCTGAAACCATTAtcaagaaggtctttcaactgctcttatAACTCTTTTAACACAGATGGAGTCAATATATATAGTGGCATAGAGAAAGGACCAGTGCAAGACtatctataccaaagtctatttctttCTCAGGAGGGACTCAGAGAAGATCATCTTGAAAGACCTCTataaactcactcacaactggagCTGACTGAATAtgtggtgtctcaacactagagtcattagcTCGGACTAAAAgatagatgcaccccttggaaactaacttcctcgccttaaggtatgaaataaaatgacccttagtcattgttgaactactcctccactttAAAACAAGCTCATTACGAAATtggaacttaactactcgagttttataattaattgaggcataacaggcatgaatccagtccatacctagaataacatcaaaatctaccatgtctaactcaacaaAGTCAGCCATGGCGTctttgtgattgacgaaaatggtatagtcacgataaactctttctgctagaatagactcaccaacaagtgtagaaacactgaagggctcaagaagttgttcAGGAATAATATTGAACCTCAtagctaaatatggagtcacaaaagagAGACCCACACTTCGATCTGGAAAAGCATATACATCATAAGAAAAGACTTTGGTCATACTAGTAACAAAATATGGTAAATTCTCTTATTTTTGATGACCGGTGATAGCATGCagacggtttgctcctccgcatGTCCCttaagtagctcctctaggtacAGCTCTGGCTGGCGGATccactgaagaagattgggctctattgcccccattaccatttccctgcATGTTCTTCGAAAACTTGCTCATGAAGTGATCGTTCTGACAACaattgaaacaaccagtggagctATCATGACACAcccctgagtggttcctacaacacttagcacatgcaagaCTCCCATTACCTACTTGTGTCGCACAACCTTGAGgttgtgcaggtctagctctgatgTTCTGATAATTCTGATTCTTTAACTCACCTCTATTTTTttgtgcaggtgcactagcaaatGATAGAGTAGGTCCATTTGGCTTATGTTGAAAGGATGACCGGTCTGCATTACATTTCTGCTACCCGGACTCATTTCCTgttgtcttagccttcttgttcCAAAACTCTTTCCTATCTCTTGCTTATCTTCTTCAACCTGTTGCACATAGATCATCAGCCTTTgtatgtccatgtcccctatcAACATCGCAGCCTTACCCTCTTTGCTTGACAAACAAGATAATCCAAAAACAAACAGACTCATCCTGCTCCATATTTTAGCAATAATCTCCGTAGCATAAGGGGAAAGTTGAGTGAACTTCATGTTGTATTGATGCACACTCATGGattcctgcttaagtgtgagaaATTTCCTTACCTTTTCCTCTCTTAGCTTACAGGGAAAGAAACACCCCATGAAGGCACCTTCAAACACAGCCCAGCTCACAATTGGTACTTCCTCAGctctactcttcttccattggtcaaaccagattctagcaacacccttaagttggtatgcagctagtttGACTCGCTTAATATCAGCtacatgcataacctcaaaaACTTTTTGCAACTTTTCCATAAATCTTTTCGGATCCTTAGTGACACGTGAACCGGTGATGTTTGGAGGATTTATCCATAAGAACTCATAGATCTTGGATGTATCCGCCACATCTTGTctatcacgacccaagggtaccccctagaagTAACATGGCACATAGGACCCCGAAAGccaccatgtaagccacttagcatatcataacacaAGTAAAGAACAAGTAcgagtaaaaacacattttgagtcttaaatattttttcataaaagcaagcagaagtctagacttgtctcaattagccatctctTACAATGGAAGtatcaaatagggtcacaacccttacaaCATAGTTCTCAAACAAAAGTACGACAAAGAAAACTAGAAAATCATCATCCGTTTTCGAaccataaggactcaccaataaaTAAGGAGAATAGTCAGTCCATGCTTTGACCAAGTAGGAGATCACCTCAAGAATcgaaacctacacttatagaaaatgtagaagaagtatgtgttagtacaaaaatgcactatgTAACATaaccatgcataaaatccttgaaaacctgctaaaaaggaaattttagtttaaaaccATGCATTTTATCATCATGAAGATTAGTATAAAAGCATGTGACATAAGCATATGCAACATGTAGACTATCATATCATAATGGAAACATACCATAAATATCTTCAAAGCACCTTGTGCAATGCATTAATACGATCCCATAATCCTACNTAAAAGCATGTGACATAAGCATATGCAACATGTAGACTATCATATCATAATGGAAACATACCATAAATATCTTCAAAGCaccttgtgcaatgcatgaataagatcccataatcctactcACACTAAcgaaagcttcttgagtaactatagttcataattcatattcttgttcatactatcataGTGGGATTAGCCTTAACccacatagaccatgtgagctaaacatggaatcTAGTGCCTACCctacaccgaaaaggggttatCCTagttgcctaaggtagaactatatcttagcttaggtggatccactatctaaagacctatgtgggcacatagtttatggtaAAGGGATATTGCTTCTAGATACCCAAAATCAACTTCTCATGAAATACATACTTTGagaacccggactcaactaaggtataaggaacccatttggaaagttGGACTCACTAGTGTAGAAGCTTTAATCAGGAAGACGGACTCAACAATCGTATAAGCTACCATCTCATatacatatccactcggtgttaAGCATTGATTCCCATAgattacatattaagtcttgacttaagtgcATATTCACGGAAGggtgtcttgacactcaatccaacataattcatactatAGTTTATAGATTCAAgaggtgagactagtcttccaaccttagaatcactagatgtgacaaacctttcatatcatatcatatccaACTAAGAGTGTATACATGACAATAATGATCaaatcaacacaacaattagaTCATAATCTTATTCACTTTACTTTCATAGTGATCTAAATGCATATACCTAAACAACATAAGCATACATACTTCACATGCTTTTCCCatcaaggaccatagatcacattcaatcaacatatctagaattactacattagacatgagtgataaaatgatttaattactattattactacAAGCCTGATTTCATAATACTCTTCTTTCAACAATGTCACCCACACTTTTagatcaaatttgaaaaatagggGAATCCATGGATTCTTGgtggaattcatcataaatcaacaataaatcatcaattcaatcataatctATCATAAATTAACCATTAAAACCGTTTTTGGAAAGAACCAACAGGATTGAGGTCATACCCTAACTTTCGGGAAATcactagttttgaaattgaatttggagggACTCCTTGGAAGAGATTATCCAAGGACGAAGGACTACCATAACTTAGTAATGATTCTTGAATGAGGTTGAGTGAAATAGCCTTGATTCTTCAATCCCACGACTccaatttttactctttttcttccttgagttctagagagagaaatgttTTGTGAAAGATGAactttggggttttgattttggGTGTTTTGAAATATGAAGTAATTGGGtgtatttttacttaaaatgccttatatggttttataaaaataatacaaaatgaCCTCACTTTTATAGGGCTTAAAAAGGAAATACCAAAAATAACCCTCACTTAAAGTTAGTTGCCCAGGTGCCACGAGCGgccccacgagccgtggtgatgACCATGAGCCATGGTCCCTCCCGTGGTCTTGGGGCAGTAGCTAGGCAACTTGTGCCTTAAGCTCACACGCCCAAGGAAACTCCACGAAGGGCTCCACGAGTTGTGGTCCCTCTCATGGACCTTGAGGAAGTGGCTAGGCCACCTGCTTGCCTCCCTCATACCCCTAAATCTCCTCCACAAGCCTTACCACAAgtcgtggtcttcaccacgagccgtgaaaTGGCTCGTGAAGGAGGGCCCATTTTGGGCACTTTTGGGGAGCTCACTGCGTAGCCTGCCACGGACCACACCATGATTTGTGTTCCGCACCACGAGCCATGGTGGTGGTCTTGGTCACTAAGGTATTGCCTAAGGGAGAATGAACTGCTTTGGTCCTCTCCCTTTGGCCCTTGCCCACTTCCTTGACTCTTACCCTCTCGTTTTAGTTCTAGTTTAGTCTACAAATTTTTGgaatgttacaatatctccacCTTGGGAAAAATCATCCTCAAATGATGATCTAAACACCTTACGGAATTAAAGACTCAATACTAGCACCAcattatgcatgaaacatcaaaataatgcacaattctaaggaggaaacatcaactccttCTCAAAACATAGTCAATGCAATACAaaggagtaggaactacatctaacaaatcaatatgcatgaaactcaatatttctcatattcatcGGAGGAACTACtttctcaaacaaaaataatgctcaacacaacatcatggagccaatatgaaattacactcaaaagcatactaaagcatacacatctcatgaagtcaaataggcaactcatactaaatgcacaacaacataaggaacataaatcatgaaaattcACTTTCtcactaaacatgaatttcactAAGAGCATGCATAatttaaggaaatcatggaaaagctcatataacacacatgatttctaaaacactaaaactcaagaggGACTATTTACCTCATTCTTGAATATGATtagaaagaaagagatgaggatatcgagAGTTCATATCGGCCTCAACCTCCCAAGtatcaccctcaactaaatgatttctccataaaaccttcatgaaaactacttctttgtttctcaatctcttgacttgcttaTCTAGGATTTCTCTCGAAACCTCTTCATTGGAAAGGatttcatcaactcccaacccttctaggggaaTAATGGATACCTGATCCCCAATACACTCTTTAAGCATGGAGACATGAAATATCGGACGAATCGGGGctaactcatttggcaaatccaactcataggcaactttcccaatacgcttcaaaatttgatatgggcctacataccggggactaactTTCCCTATTTTGCCAAACcacatcacacccttcatgggtgagattttcaaatagacccaatcattaacttcaaattctagatcccttcttctcacatcgacGGAAGATTTCTATATACTTCGAGCCATTCTCAANggcaactttcccaatacgcttcaaaatttgatatgggcctacataccggggactaactTTCCCTATTTTGCCAAACcacatcacacccttcatgggtgagattttcaaatggacccaatcattaacttcaaattctagatcccttcttctcacatcgacGTAAGATTTCTATATACTTCGAGCCATTCTCGACCTCTCTCTAATGAACCGAACCTTCTCAATAGCTTCATAAACCGATTTGGGACAAATAAGAGCAATTTCAGCAACCTCAAACCGATCAACTGGAGACCTATATCTCCAACCAAACAAGGCTTAAAagggagccataccaatactagaatgataacaaTTATTATAGGTAAACTCTATCAATggtaagtggtcatcccaattacctttaaaaTCTATCACatatgccctcaacatgtcctctaaggtctgattGGTGCGTTTAGTTTGACCATCCATTTGGGGATGAAAAGCCCTGCTAAActtaaccttagtaccaagccctttttggaatgacttccaaatgtgtgaagtaaattgagtaccctcATCCAAAATGATGGATAAAGGAACTCCATGTAACTTCACTATCTCCCTTATGTACAAGTTGGCACAGTCTTCCGCCGAATGAGAAACCTTAACGGGAataaagtgggttgattttttCATCCtatctataatgacccaaatgaaatcatgttgccttcgggTACTAGGCAAGCCcacaacaaaatccatattcacctcttcccacttccaactGGGAATAAGTATATCTTGCATAAAGAATCCCAACCTTAGATGgtcaaccttaacttgttgataATTGGGACATTTGACTACAAATAGCACAATATCCTTTATCATATggttccaccaatagacttcccgtagatcacggcACATCTTTGGGACTCCCAGATGAATATATTACCGAGAACTATGAGCCTCctctaaaattttctctctcaaaccatcaacatccggaagacataatcgaccttggtacctaaTCACCCCATTTTCCCCTTGGGAGAAACCCTTAACGGACATCTTGAGTACCGACTCTTTAAACTCCACCAataaaggatcaagatcttgtttagacttcacatccacCACAAAGGACGATTCAGAGCCATTATGAACCATGAacccacccttggtggaatccactagttggacacctagtCGGGCTAGTCTATACACATCACGAACtaactctttattttcattttctatatgagccacactacctatggacaatctactaagtGCATCCGCTACAACATTAGCTTTGCCGGAGTGGTAAAGGATCCTTGTGTCATATTCtttcaaaagttctaaccaccGTCTTTGTCAtagattcaagtctttttgactaaacacacATTAAAGACTCTTGTGACtggtgaaaacatccacataaaccccatacaagtaatgtcttaATATTTTGAAAGCAAACAAAATTGTCGCTAATTTAAGATCAtggggttggataattcttctcatgcactttaagttgccttgaagcataggcaatcaccttaccatgttgcatgagCACACTTCACATCCCACTCTAAAGgtgtcacaatataccacaaacccaTCGCTActctccggtaaggtcaacactggagCAGAAGTAATTCTATTTTTCAACTCTTTGAAACTTTTCTCAAAAGCCTCCAACCACTCAGACTTggctttattttgagttaaagccgtcaacggagaagcaatggaggaaaatccCTCAaaaaacctcctatagtaagcGGCCAAatccaaaaagcttctaatgtcgGAAAGATTTAGAGGTGTAGGCCAACTCTTGATTGCATCCgttttcttaggatctacctcaatactctcacttgacacaatatgaccaaggaaagctacaaACCTTatccaaaattcacacttgctatACTTTGCAAAACGTATTTGGTCTTTAAGAACTTGcaatacaattctcaaatggtccacatgttcattctcactccttcagtagatcaagatatcatccataaacacgatcacaaacatatcaaggtattgcctaaacaccatattcatcaaatccataaatgtcgtCGAGGAATTTGTCTACCAAAATGACATAACCATATATTAATAGTGACCATACTGGGTCCTAAAGGTCATCTTGGGaatatcaacccctctcaccattagttggtgataacccgaacaaagatcaattttggagaaatatctagccccttgaagttgatcaaacaagtcatcgattctcggaagaggatatcTACTATTGatggtcactttgttcaattggcgATAGTCAATAcgcattctaagagacccatccttctttctaagaAACAATACTGttgcaccccatggagagatactcggatGAATAAAACCTTTATCTAGAAAATCCTTTAACTGCTCATTCAACACTTTCAACTCCGTCGGAGCCATtgtataaggaggaatagagataggttgagtatctagtaaaagatcaatgccaaaatctatttctcgCTCGTGAGAAATATCGAGCAAGTCATCGGAGAAAATATTCGGAAACTCATTCACTACCGGAAGCGACTCTAAAGAAGGGGTTTCAGACTCAACATCCATCCCCTTAACAAGATGGTAGATACACactttggagatcattttcctaggTTTAAggcaagaaacaaattgacctctagaaatagaatcccccccccccctccactctaaaataggctcatttggaaattgaaatttaaccACCCGAAACCTATAATCTATAGAGgtataacatgcatgcaaccaatccatacccaaaatcacatcaaagtttAACACGTCTAACTCTACCAAATCCCTCAAGGTAACTTTATGGGACAAAGAAATGGGACAGCTTCTATAGACTTTTTTAGCCACCACCGAGTCACCAACCGAGGTAGAGACCGAAAAAGGTTCTACTAACACTTCAGGgaatatttcaaacttcatggccacaaaaggtgtaacaaaggacaaagtggcaccggggtCAAGCAAGGCATATACATAAATAGAAAATACTTTTAGCATACCAGCCACCATATCCTCTTCGTCACCTCGGGATTGAAGAGAATAAAAATGGTTTTTATTTTGAGCATTGGAGTTGGCACCGCATGAAGGAGCTTGTTTATCTTACCTTTCCTTAACCTTGAGCATAGGACAATCTCTCATTTTGTGGCCACTTttcccacaaccatagcacccatTCGAACCAACTAAGAATTTTCCTTCATGTTTTCTACCACATTTTGGACAATTAGGTCTAGCAATANCCCCCCCCCCCTCCACTCTAaaataggctcatttggaaattgaaatttaaccACCCGAAACCTATAATCTATAGAGgtataacatgcatgcaaccaatccatacccaaaatcacatcaaagtttAACACGTCTAACTCTACCAAATCCCTCAAGGTAACTTTATGGGACAAAGAAATGGGACAGCTTCTATAGACTTTTTTAGCCACCACCGAGTCACCAACCGAGGTAGAGACTGAAAAAGGTTCTACTAACACTTTAGGgaatatttcaaacttcatggccacaaaAGGTGTAACAAAGGACAAAGTGGCACCGAGGTCTAGCAAGGCATATACATAAATAGAAAATACTTTTAGCATACCAACCACCATATcctcttggtcacctcgggattgAAGAGAATAAAAATGGTTTTTATTGTGAGCATTGGAGTTGGCACCGCATGAAGGAGTTTGTTTATCTTACCTTTCCTTAACCTTGAGCATAGGACAATCTCTCATTTTTTGGCCAATTttcccacaaccatagcacccatTCGAGCCAACTAAGAATTTTCCGTCATGTTTTCTACCACATTTTGGACAATTAGGTCTAGCAATATAAGAACCaccactattacctccttgaggtttagggttagacaccctatcgtTGTTGACCCTTGGGGGAGCACTAGAGGAGGcttggttggagaacctttgtTTAAACCTTGTTTGACCTTGTCCATCAGACCTAGCATTGGAGAAATTCCCATCAACGGTTCTAGTTCTTTTCACCTCCCTATTCTTGTCTTAGAGTTTCTCTTCatttgttgagcatacaccatgagACGTGAGATACCCATATTATCATCAAGCATTGCCAAACGACCTTCTTTACTCACCAATCTAGACATACCCGTCAAATACCTACTCTTCATGTCCCTTGAGTCCGCAACCAAAGCcggagcatacttggacaattgggtaaactttagagaatattcttaaacactcatacctccttgataAAGTTTACAAATTCTTCCACCCtagcttccctcaactctcggGGAAAGAGCCTATTAAGTAACATCAATTTGAACACTTTCCGATCTATTGGGCCCGCTACTACCGGCCTATTgttcttccattgagtataaCATACTTGAGCCCCACTGTGTAGTTGGTTGGTGGCTAACACCCCTTTCTCTACCGAAATCACCCCTATGGCATCAATTATGTTATAAACCTCTTCATCAAACTTTgaggatcctctcccactttgGAACCAAGAAACATGGGAGGGTTCATTCTAGCAAAATTCCTCAATCTAGAAGCCACAAAATTCACATTAGTGTTAGTAGGAGCAATCACATATCTATTGTCTTGAGTTGTCACAACTTTAGCCAACAATTGGATAGTAGACCTAAACTTCGAATAGGTCACATTTTCCATCACGGTATCAACCGGAGCTTGGTTAACTAGAGGAGCTTGATTTGCTTTATGAGGAGCTCCTTGATTCACATTTTTCTCTTCCACCCTTCTTGTGTTAGCCCATCGTGTATTCATTTCCTAAAGACATTTAAGAGAAGGATTAAGAGAGGGACTTTTATAGAGCTAAAATCTAGGGCACGACTTAAGACTGAAGAtagaagtgaaatttcctaaacatcttatagacTCTCactcataaatgtggcgcgcttcacattcatgaacaagactctactagacatggcttatgagacatcatcctagaatcattctaaa belongs to Solanum stenotomum isolate F172 chromosome 1, ASM1918654v1, whole genome shotgun sequence and includes:
- the LOC125857037 gene encoding uncharacterized protein LOC125857037, which produces MKFTQLSPYATEIIAKIWSRMSLFVFGLSCLSSKEGKAAMLIGDMDIQRLMIYVQQVEEDKQEIGKSFGTRRLRQQEMSPGSRNVMQTGHPFNISQMDLLYHLLVHLHKKIENDHFMSKFSKNMQGNGNGGNRAQSSSVDPPARAVPRGAT